The Sphingomonas sanguinis nucleotide sequence TTGAAGGCCGCGCCAAAGGCGCTCTCCGACTCGTAACCCACCATTGGTGCCAACGCCGCAAGCGTCATTTGCCCCTGCGCCAGCCGGTCGGCGGCCAGCATCATGCGCCATCTGGTTAGATATTCCAGCGGCGTCTCGCCGAGCGTTTCCTTGAAGCGTGCCGCGAAGCTTGACCGCGACATGCCGGCAGTTTTGGCGAGGTCTGCAAGCCTCCAGGGTCTCGCCGGATCGGCATGCATCGCGGAGAGTGCAGCGCGCATGCGCAAGTCATCCAGCGCTGCCAGCCAGCCCCGCGCTTGTGCCGACTGGTCAGCCAGGTGCAGGCGAAGTGCTTCGACCAGCAATGTCTGGGCGAGATGCCCAGCAATCAACGCGCTGCCAAGTTGGGGTTCTCTCAATTCCTGCATGAGCCGTCCGATCAGCACTCCGAGCGTGGCCCGACTTGCCCCCGATCGGATGTGGACGGCCGCTGGTAACACGTCGAGTAGCAGCTCGACATGTCGGCCCTCGAAATCGAAGAAACCACCGATGCCAAAGCAATCGCCGCCCCCATTGATGGTGCCCGTCGTTCCCACGGGAAAACTGGGGAAGAACTGGAAGGCATCGATGGGCTCTGCCGTAGCGGACGTATATAGCCTGAATGCTGAGCGGCCAGGCAGGAGCATAACGTCACCCGGACCAAGCCTTACCGGGTCGCCGCCCGCGTCGAGCAGCATCCAGCAGGTGCCGGACTCGATCGCATAGGCCTTGATCCCCGCACTGGCCGGGAACTGCAATTGCCAGCTTCCGCCCGCGTTGA carries:
- a CDS encoding AraC family transcriptional regulator; this translates as MTMDPLSDVLRLLKPASFGFRGLNAGGSWQLQFPASAGIKAYAIESGTCWMLLDAGGDPVRLGPGDVMLLPGRSAFRLYTSATAEPIDAFQFFPSFPVGTTGTINGGGDCFGIGGFFDFEGRHVELLLDVLPAAVHIRSGASRATLGVLIGRLMQELREPQLGSALIAGHLAQTLLVEALRLHLADQSAQARGWLAALDDLRMRAALSAMHADPARPWRLADLAKTAGMSRSSFAARFKETLGETPLEYLTRWRMMLAADRLAQGQMTLAALAPMVGYESESAFGAAFKRVLGQSPRQFVRAITAEE